A window of the Planktothrix tepida PCC 9214 genome harbors these coding sequences:
- a CDS encoding RuBisCO large subunit C-terminal-like domain-containing protein: MTIEVDYRFPPNIDAFRQAKVIAIGQTAGTWDERFSHREDSLRSHLAEVINVKTDEQGYNIATVRFPEINVENDISSLLTMIFGKYSMAGVGKIVAVRLDNNYGQLPKFGITGIRQQLNVVDRPLIMAIFKPALGLSATDHATILEQVATAGLDIIKDDEIMGDLDTAPTLERLRACRPILDQIKQETGRTVLYAINVTGNAQTLLEKARILVQEGANALLLNVLTYGFSVLEALAADPEVNVPIFAHPALAGALCASGDTGFSYSVVLGTLMAHAGADAVLYPAHYGSLPFDPIEEQKIRDILRSRNVFPVPSAGIHPGIVPQALNDYGQDVILNAGTGIMDHPDGPSAGVQAFFQALDYYQADQSFNWETLPDSALRRALEKFNQS; this comes from the coding sequence ATGACCATTGAAGTAGATTATCGTTTTCCTCCTAATATTGATGCGTTTCGTCAGGCGAAAGTGATTGCTATTGGACAAACCGCAGGAACCTGGGACGAAAGATTTAGCCATCGAGAAGATAGTTTGCGATCGCATTTAGCCGAAGTCATTAACGTTAAAACCGATGAACAAGGTTATAATATTGCAACGGTTCGATTTCCTGAAATTAACGTTGAAAATGATATTTCCAGCTTGTTAACCATGATTTTTGGTAAATATTCAATGGCTGGAGTTGGTAAAATAGTTGCGGTTAGACTCGATAATAATTATGGTCAGTTGCCTAAATTTGGGATAACCGGAATTCGTCAACAATTAAATGTTGTTGATCGTCCTTTAATTATGGCAATCTTTAAACCCGCTTTAGGACTATCAGCTACAGATCATGCGACTATTTTAGAACAAGTGGCAACGGCGGGATTAGATATTATTAAAGATGATGAAATTATGGGGGATTTAGACACAGCCCCCACCCTAGAACGGTTAAGAGCTTGTCGCCCAATTTTAGACCAAATTAAACAAGAAACCGGACGCACGGTTTTGTATGCTATTAATGTTACTGGAAACGCCCAAACCCTATTAGAAAAAGCTCGAATTCTGGTTCAAGAAGGGGCAAATGCTTTGTTATTAAATGTTCTCACCTACGGTTTTTCGGTCTTAGAAGCCCTTGCCGCCGATCCAGAGGTAAATGTTCCCATTTTCGCCCATCCTGCCTTGGCGGGGGCGTTATGTGCCTCTGGTGATACGGGTTTTTCCTATTCCGTCGTCCTCGGAACATTGATGGCCCATGCTGGGGCGGATGCGGTGTTATATCCGGCCCATTATGGCAGTTTACCCTTTGATCCAATCGAAGAACAGAAAATTAGGGATATTTTGCGATCGCGCAACGTTTTTCCGGTTCCCTCGGCGGGAATTCACCCCGGAATTGTCCCCCAAGCACTCAACGATTATGGCCAAGATGTGATTCTCAATGCGGGAACGGGAATTATGGATCATCCCGATGGCCCCTCTGCGGGGGTTCAAGCGTTCTTTCAAGCGTTAGATTATTATCAGGCTGATCAATCTTTCAATTGGGAAACCTTACCCGACAGTGCCCTGCGTCGCGCCTTAGAAAAATTTAACCAATCGTAA
- a CDS encoding P-loop NTPase fold protein: MIELDLSRFYKACNPSKTIDMANPEDRKYYIDFSSVRGSDIIRELSRTITLLSHDEPTCQLFSGHIGCGKSTELFRLKDLLERQDYHVVYFESSQNLDMADVDISDILLMIARQVSESLEATQIRLKPGYFANLFTEISELMQTPIQLSAEAELSVGIAKITAKTKDSPKLRSQLRQYLEPRTSSILDAINDELLGRANSALQAKGKKGIVVIVDNLDRIDSSPKPWGRTQPEYLFVDRGEQLKRLNCHVVFTIPLTLMFSNDYDRLSSRFGVKPKVLPMVPVRLRDGVQNPNGMIKLQQMVLARAFPDLPPENRLSQISVLFDSPETLERLCWISGGHIRRLLMLMYSCLQQEDPPFTRSCLEQVIQEYRDDLLGAINHEEWELLLRVVKTQKVTGEDECQTLLRSMFVFEYRDQDGRWFGINPALTESSQYKSLVNSLSKKA, encoded by the coding sequence GTGATTGAGCTTGATTTAAGTAGATTCTATAAAGCGTGTAATCCCAGTAAGACCATTGACATGGCAAACCCGGAAGATCGAAAATATTACATCGATTTTTCATCTGTCCGAGGGAGTGATATCATCCGAGAATTGAGCCGAACTATTACTTTACTCTCCCATGATGAACCCACCTGTCAATTGTTTAGTGGTCATATAGGATGTGGGAAATCAACAGAATTATTTCGTCTTAAAGATCTGTTAGAGCGTCAGGACTATCATGTCGTTTATTTTGAATCTTCTCAAAATCTCGATATGGCAGATGTGGATATTAGCGATATTTTATTAATGATTGCTCGTCAGGTGAGCGAAAGTTTAGAAGCGACTCAAATTCGTCTGAAACCGGGATACTTTGCCAACTTATTTACAGAAATTTCTGAGTTGATGCAAACGCCCATTCAGCTATCTGCGGAAGCCGAATTATCCGTTGGAATTGCTAAAATTACGGCCAAAACTAAAGATTCTCCAAAATTACGGTCTCAGTTACGGCAATATTTAGAACCGCGCACCAGTAGTATTTTAGACGCGATTAATGATGAACTTTTGGGACGAGCTAATAGTGCGTTACAGGCGAAAGGAAAAAAAGGAATTGTCGTTATTGTAGATAATTTAGATCGGATTGATAGTTCTCCTAAACCTTGGGGAAGAACTCAACCGGAATATTTATTTGTAGATCGAGGTGAACAACTCAAACGTCTCAATTGTCATGTGGTTTTTACCATTCCCCTAACCTTAATGTTTTCTAATGATTATGATCGGCTTTCCAGTCGGTTTGGAGTCAAACCTAAAGTGTTACCGATGGTTCCCGTCCGTCTTCGGGATGGAGTGCAGAATCCCAATGGCATGATAAAATTACAACAAATGGTTCTAGCACGAGCCTTTCCTGATCTGCCACCAGAAAATCGTTTATCTCAGATTTCTGTTTTATTTGATAGTCCTGAAACCCTAGAGCGATTATGTTGGATTAGTGGGGGTCATATTCGACGTTTATTGATGTTGATGTACAGTTGTTTACAACAAGAAGATCCCCCTTTTACCCGTTCTTGTTTAGAGCAAGTTATTCAAGAATATCGAGATGATCTTTTAGGGGCAATTAACCATGAAGAATGGGAATTATTGTTAAGAGTCGTGAAAACTCAAAAAGTAACGGGAGAAGATGAATGTCAAACTTTACTGCGGAGTATGTTCGTTTTTGAATATCGGGATCAAGACGGTCGTTGGTTTGGAATTAATCCTGCTTTAACTGAAAGCAGTCAATACAAATCCTTAGTCAATTCCCTGAGTAAAAAAGCTTAA
- a CDS encoding SOS response-associated peptidase — MCGRFSLVCSKTAIAQTFNVSSVPDFIPQYNIAPAQTIATIRQDLEQQERQFQLMHWGLIPHWAKDEKIGYKLINARVETVTEKPAFRQAIRSQRCLILADGFYEWQHQGKTKQPYYFQLENHQPFGFAGLWERWNNPNGEENVSCTILTQAANETVRLVHERMPIILSPTVYSQWLDPTLKDSETILSLVQHNPNLRVYPVSSKVNRATYNQPDCILPLDEAVEIL, encoded by the coding sequence ATGTGTGGACGTTTTAGTTTAGTCTGTTCAAAAACAGCGATCGCTCAAACCTTTAATGTATCATCGGTTCCTGATTTTATCCCTCAATATAACATTGCTCCAGCCCAAACCATTGCTACCATTAGACAGGATTTAGAACAGCAAGAACGACAGTTTCAACTCATGCACTGGGGGTTAATTCCTCATTGGGCAAAAGATGAAAAGATTGGATACAAACTCATCAATGCTAGGGTAGAAACCGTTACAGAAAAACCAGCATTTCGGCAAGCAATTCGTTCTCAAAGATGTTTGATTTTAGCGGATGGGTTCTATGAATGGCAACATCAAGGTAAAACCAAACAACCTTATTATTTTCAGTTAGAGAATCATCAACCCTTTGGATTTGCGGGATTATGGGAACGTTGGAACAATCCTAACGGAGAAGAAAATGTTTCTTGTACAATTTTAACCCAAGCTGCTAACGAAACAGTTCGTCTTGTTCATGAACGAATGCCGATTATTTTATCTCCTACCGTTTATTCTCAATGGCTTGATCCTACTCTCAAAGATTCTGAAACTATTTTATCCTTGGTTCAACACAATCCTAACTTAAGGGTTTATCCGGTGAGTTCTAAAGTTAATCGTGCAACCTATAATCAACCGGACTGTATTTTACCCCTTGATGAAGCCGTTGAAATATTGTGA
- a CDS encoding DUF4335 domain-containing protein: MIIRRYTPPTCTLEVQAKRSFLSRLKQQPILEQFKFKLCFDDPRLPDADHITIEGDRTQLETLYTVIKNYIQNFLNFSPKSTHQSETLSLNYSTENTPAYVIFDGEPSEITIKPDGLLYHNLFLGNLSDNSAQSLVHLSVLQLFDLATALDEYATEAEQLPNLKSLEKTTPEWFKTILFIIISIGCLTGLIKLINLYRQPQTQTATQPSQTVQIPPPNXLNYPL; this comes from the coding sequence ATGATTATTCGACGCTATACCCCCCCAACTTGTACCTTGGAAGTTCAGGCGAAACGTTCTTTTCTATCTCGTCTGAAACAACAACCGATTTTAGAACAGTTTAAATTCAAACTTTGCTTTGATGATCCGCGTTTACCCGATGCCGATCATATTACCATTGAAGGCGATCGCACCCAACTAGAAACCCTCTATACAGTTATTAAAAATTATATTCAAAATTTTCTTAATTTTTCTCCCAAATCTACTCATCAATCTGAAACTTTATCCCTTAATTATTCCACTGAAAATACCCCAGCTTATGTAATTTTTGACGGCGAACCTTCAGAAATTACCATTAAACCCGATGGCTTATTATATCATAATTTATTTTTAGGTAATTTATCCGATAATTCTGCCCAATCTTTAGTTCATTTAAGCGTTTTACAACTCTTTGATCTCGCCACCGCCTTAGACGAATATGCAACGGAAGCCGAACAATTACCGAATCTAAAATCCTTAGAAAAAACCACACCGGAATGGTTCAAAACGATTTTATTTATTATCATTTCTATTGGTTGTTTAACAGGTTTAATTAAACTGATTAATCTCTATCGCCAACCCCAAACTCAAACCGCCACCCAACCGTCCCAAACCGTTCAAATTCCGCCCCCTAATNCATTGAATTACCCACTTTAA
- the mtnB gene encoding methylthioribulose 1-phosphate dehydratase, whose product MNDPRQALIHASRQFYQLGWMAGTAGNLSAKMPDNSFWITASGKQKGKLVVEDFVRISLTGEVLENPSPQNKPSAETSIHQAIYSLFPEANACYHVHSVEAKLVSNFIDHEQLPLPPIEMLKGLGIWEENPKVYMPVFENYLEVPRIAENIIQRFKNTTPDVPALLIRNHGVTVWAASPEAAENHVELAEYIFRYIVAARQAGLNFQH is encoded by the coding sequence ATGAACGATCCACGTCAAGCTTTAATTCATGCGTCTCGCCAATTTTATCAACTGGGTTGGATGGCGGGAACGGCTGGAAATCTTTCGGCTAAAATGCCCGATAATAGTTTTTGGATTACCGCCAGTGGTAAACAAAAAGGTAAATTAGTTGTAGAAGATTTTGTGAGAATTTCTTTAACGGGAGAAGTCTTAGAAAATCCCTCTCCTCAGAATAAACCTTCCGCAGAAACCAGTATTCATCAAGCGATTTATTCTTTATTTCCTGAAGCCAATGCTTGTTATCATGTTCATTCGGTGGAAGCAAAATTAGTATCCAATTTTATTGATCATGAACAACTGCCTTTACCTCCCATTGAAATGTTAAAAGGGTTAGGGATTTGGGAAGAAAACCCTAAAGTTTATATGCCTGTTTTTGAGAATTATTTAGAAGTTCCTCGCATTGCAGAAAATATTATTCAACGGTTTAAGAATACGACTCCTGATGTACCCGCATTATTAATTAGAAATCACGGAGTAACGGTTTGGGCTGCTTCTCCAGAAGCCGCCGAAAACCATGTTGAACTAGCTGAATATATCTTTCGTTATATTGTCGCAGCCCGTCAAGCTGGATTGAATTTTCAACATTGA
- a CDS encoding cell division protein FtsQ/DivIB produces the protein MTNLGSVSTNELGRRRQQLRRQRRIKLVQVLWQVMAVSSLTGGLFWLINQPIWFIRQPEQIKVEGNQLLSDQMVRSLLPLSYPESLWKIQPQALAESLESRGQIASANVTRQLFPPSLMINIQERQPVAVAYPTSNVSDNRNNQQIGWLDATGDWMPLENYTELEKSKQLPSLKVIGNINQYHPYWSLVYQALIRSPVKIQQINWEDPNNLILETEIGTVHLGPYSSKFPEQLRVIDRMRNVPQKLDKSKMMYFDLKNPNQPLVQMRPESTAQRTAAEEESTSN, from the coding sequence ATGACCAATCTGGGATCTGTTTCAACGAATGAATTAGGACGTCGGCGTCAGCAGTTACGGCGTCAACGGCGGATTAAATTAGTTCAAGTGCTTTGGCAAGTTATGGCGGTCAGTAGTTTGACCGGAGGTTTATTTTGGTTGATTAATCAACCCATCTGGTTTATTCGCCAACCCGAACAAATCAAAGTTGAAGGAAATCAACTGTTATCGGATCAAATGGTTCGCTCTTTATTGCCCCTATCTTATCCCGAATCCCTGTGGAAAATTCAACCCCAAGCCTTAGCAGAAAGCCTAGAATCACGGGGACAAATTGCCTCAGCTAATGTGACTCGTCAGTTATTTCCTCCGAGTTTAATGATCAATATTCAAGAACGACAACCTGTTGCAGTTGCTTATCCCACCTCAAACGTTTCTGATAATAGAAACAATCAGCAAATTGGATGGTTAGATGCGACCGGGGATTGGATGCCGTTGGAGAACTATACAGAATTAGAAAAATCCAAACAATTACCGAGTTTGAAAGTGATTGGAAATATTAACCAATATCATCCCTACTGGTCACTTGTTTATCAAGCTCTAATTCGCAGTCCTGTGAAAATTCAGCAAATCAATTGGGAAGATCCCAATAATTTAATTCTGGAAACAGAAATTGGTACAGTTCATCTAGGCCCCTATAGTTCTAAATTTCCTGAACAGTTACGAGTGATTGATCGGATGAGAAATGTTCCTCAAAAATTAGATAAAAGCAAAATGATGTATTTTGATCTAAAAAATCCTAATCAACCCCTTGTACAAATGCGACCGGAAAGTACCGCCCAACGAACGGCTGCTGAGGAGGAATCCACGTCTAATTAA
- a CDS encoding 1,2-dihydroxy-3-keto-5-methylthiopentene dioxygenase — protein sequence MAVLQLEDGTTYTQLDEIQRELACLNIHLNHWSVGTDAQVVELVNQPALNDEEKEDVLQGLDQYFEELKQKVGYQSRDLIVLNPDTPNLETLLAKFEQCHIHADDEVRYIIDGEGVFGFVRPDGSQVELTVEAEEYINVPANTEHWFYLTETRRIKAVRYFTTTKGWTPEYTDTEIRIFSRRPKKTLALN from the coding sequence ATGGCAGTTTTACAATTAGAAGACGGAACAACCTACACCCAACTCGATGAAATTCAACGAGAATTAGCTTGTTTGAATATTCATTTAAACCATTGGTCTGTGGGAACCGATGCTCAAGTCGTAGAATTAGTCAATCAACCTGCATTAAACGATGAAGAAAAAGAAGATGTTTTGCAAGGACTAGATCAATATTTTGAAGAATTAAAACAAAAAGTAGGTTATCAATCTCGTGATTTAATTGTGCTTAACCCGGATACTCCTAACCTAGAAACCTTATTAGCAAAATTTGAACAATGTCATATTCATGCGGATGATGAAGTGCGTTATATTATTGATGGAGAAGGAGTTTTTGGCTTTGTCCGTCCCGATGGAAGTCAAGTAGAATTAACCGTTGAAGCGGAAGAATATATTAACGTTCCTGCAAATACAGAACATTGGTTTTACTTAACAGAAACTCGGCGGATTAAAGCTGTTCGTTATTTTACTACAACAAAAGGTTGGACTCCTGAATATACCGATACAGAAATTAGAATTTTTTCCAGAAGACCGAAAAAAACCTTAGCTTTGAATTAA
- a CDS encoding GNAT family N-acetyltransferase, giving the protein MTSEKINRNSLNIDLPDGCVLRPATPQDSLKILWLVLKDMLDPTQLRWQQFWVIESHKQIIACGQLRQFSDVEELGSLVVSRAWRGKGLGAILVEHLIQESTKPLYLECLGQNLANFYTRFGFIPVDFSALPTSIKPKFGISNWAKILLKIPVIFMYRREQGTGNRKKQSSPYR; this is encoded by the coding sequence ATGACATCTGAAAAAATTAACCGAAATTCCCTCAATATTGACTTACCGGATGGTTGTGTTTTACGTCCAGCAACCCCCCAAGATAGCCTGAAAATTTTGTGGTTAGTATTAAAGGATATGCTTGATCCAACTCAATTACGCTGGCAACAATTTTGGGTGATAGAATCCCATAAACAAATTATAGCTTGTGGACAACTGCGACAGTTTAGTGATGTTGAAGAATTGGGGAGTTTGGTGGTTAGTCGAGCTTGGCGAGGAAAAGGTTTAGGGGCTATTTTAGTGGAACATTTAATTCAAGAATCTACAAAACCTCTTTATTTGGAATGTCTAGGACAAAACTTGGCTAATTTCTATACTCGTTTTGGGTTTATTCCCGTCGATTTTTCGGCTTTACCCACTTCTATTAAACCCAAATTTGGCATTTCCAATTGGGCAAAAATTTTATTGAAAATTCCGGTTATTTTTATGTATAGAAGGGAACAGGGAACGGGGAACAGAAAGAAACAAAGTTCGCCCTATAGATAG
- a CDS encoding sensor histidine kinase, with the protein MAKVGLRGRLFLSHLLVMLIGVTSLVIIGKISSPRFFVSNLEQLEGPGFRLQYIRTRLIEGFEIAWNRSTFWSVLAGTTAAVGLSYWLTQRITKPLTQMEEITQKFASGEWSERMSFSDIPELNQLALSFNKMAASLQNVEKERRELISDLTHELRTPLTIVRGYLEEIADGHIEPSPLIYQQLAKETKRLERLVNDLQELSKVESGYLPIHQKPVNLYPLLTSLVQRFSDQLLEEGPTLQLDSKPDSPLVLADLDRTEQILVNLLGNAIRYTETGTILVKTGNDLNFFWVAVMDTGIGISPEDLPHVFERFWRADRSRSRNSGGTGIGLAITRRLVELQGGRIAVSSRLGEGSTFQFCLPLAK; encoded by the coding sequence ATGGCTAAAGTTGGTTTACGAGGACGTTTATTTTTATCCCATTTATTAGTGATGTTAATTGGGGTAACATCCTTAGTGATTATTGGAAAAATATCTTCTCCTCGCTTTTTTGTCAGTAATTTAGAACAACTTGAAGGCCCAGGATTTCGGTTACAATATATTCGTACTCGTCTAATAGAAGGCTTTGAAATTGCTTGGAACCGCAGCACCTTTTGGTCAGTTTTAGCGGGAACAACTGCCGCCGTAGGGCTGAGTTATTGGTTAACCCAACGCATTACTAAACCACTCACCCAAATGGAAGAAATTACTCAGAAATTTGCCTCTGGAGAATGGTCAGAACGAATGTCTTTCAGCGATATTCCTGAGTTAAATCAATTAGCCTTAAGTTTTAATAAAATGGCTGCTAGTTTACAAAATGTTGAGAAAGAACGAAGAGAATTAATTAGTGATTTAACCCATGAATTAAGAACTCCGTTAACCATTGTTAGGGGATATTTGGAAGAAATAGCCGATGGTCATATTGAACCTTCTCCATTAATTTATCAACAATTAGCGAAAGAAACTAAACGCTTAGAACGATTAGTCAATGATTTACAAGAACTTTCAAAAGTTGAATCCGGCTATTTACCCATTCATCAAAAACCCGTTAATTTATATCCTTTATTAACATCTTTAGTCCAACGTTTTTCAGATCAACTCTTAGAAGAAGGGCCGACTCTTCAGTTAGATTCTAAACCTGATTCACCGCTAGTATTAGCAGATTTAGACCGAACTGAACAAATTTTAGTTAATTTATTAGGCAATGCGATTCGCTATACTGAAACGGGAACCATTCTTGTTAAAACAGGTAATGATTTAAACTTTTTCTGGGTTGCTGTTATGGACACTGGAATTGGTATTTCTCCAGAAGATTTACCCCATGTTTTTGAACGCTTTTGGCGGGCTGATCGTTCTCGTTCTCGGAATTCAGGAGGAACTGGAATTGGATTAGCAATTACTCGCCGTTTGGTAGAATTACAAGGGGGAAGAATTGCCGTTTCCAGTCGTTTAGGAGAAGGCAGTACCTTTCAATTTTGCCTTCCCTTAGCTAAATAA
- a CDS encoding DUF3038 domain-containing protein — MLNSDANDEQKSNPNRDDLNLDPQPEQWGEITVKIQLLLLAIEALTGIALETILQVGTLLKIEAFVPDQIQLLQKHSEQNPLSIEEMRSLVLIICYIAQQDQVLIRRALGLVEQMAHQKTEFRQVTLLRDYLDTFKDSYQQWMTSNPKTPLDLDTLAIKLLIDLLFYSKPDSHEQLWLTLIESPV, encoded by the coding sequence ATGCTAAATTCTGATGCTAATGATGAGCAAAAATCAAACCCAAATAGAGACGATTTAAACCTTGATCCCCAACCCGAACAATGGGGTGAAATTACGGTTAAAATTCAGTTATTATTATTAGCCATTGAAGCCTTAACCGGAATAGCTTTAGAAACGATTTTACAAGTCGGAACTCTGCTAAAAATAGAGGCTTTTGTTCCTGATCAAATTCAATTATTACAAAAACATTCAGAACAAAATCCTCTATCTATTGAAGAAATGCGATCGCTGGTTCTGATTATTTGTTATATTGCTCAACAGGATCAAGTGTTAATTCGCCGTGCATTAGGGTTAGTGGAACAAATGGCACATCAAAAAACAGAATTTCGTCAAGTCACCTTGCTGCGGGACTATTTAGATACCTTTAAGGACAGTTATCAACAATGGATGACCTCAAACCCTAAAACCCCCTTAGACCTTGATACCCTAGCCATTAAATTACTGATTGATTTATTATTTTATAGTAAACCCGATAGCCATGAACAATTATGGTTAACATTGATAGAGTCGCCAGTCTAG
- a CDS encoding helix-turn-helix transcriptional regulator codes for MPKYDFILTFNLPDTPVNLDHYLETLAIEGCDDALIGIGKKGRIALNFIRESSSATEAVYSAIRDVKRAIPQAVLIEVSPDFVSLTEVAKLLGCTRQNIRNLMMKDELKSPQPIYGGTPSIWHLSDILHWLCNEKNYRNRIKPNLLELSKVNKDLNIAREWETVNSEEKQKMIKLFSQISA; via the coding sequence ATGCCAAAATATGATTTTATTTTAACCTTTAATCTTCCCGATACTCCGGTCAATCTCGATCATTATTTAGAGACTTTAGCAATAGAAGGTTGTGATGATGCCTTAATTGGAATTGGGAAAAAGGGGAGAATTGCTCTCAACTTTATCCGAGAATCTTCATCAGCAACAGAAGCGGTTTATAGTGCAATTCGGGATGTTAAACGGGCTATTCCCCAGGCAGTTTTGATTGAAGTTAGCCCAGATTTTGTGAGTTTAACTGAGGTTGCTAAATTGCTTGGATGTACGCGGCAAAATATTCGTAATTTAATGATGAAGGATGAACTCAAATCTCCACAGCCTATCTATGGGGGAACTCCTTCAATCTGGCACTTATCCGATATATTGCACTGGTTATGTAACGAGAAAAATTACCGAAATAGAATTAAGCCGAATTTATTAGAATTATCTAAGGTTAATAAAGATTTGAATATTGCTAGGGAGTGGGAAACAGTTAATTCTGAAGAAAAGCAAAAAATGATTAAATTGTTTAGCCAAATTTCTGCTTAA
- a CDS encoding DUF29 domain-containing protein produces MTQTSLKTLYDIDFALWIEDTVNQLKSRNIENLDWDNLIEEIESLGKRDKRELESRLTTLFEHALKRCYVPLPDCYRGWEVTISRTQQDIKKQLKDSPSLRNYLQEIYLDCYQEALENMRIEYDAEFPDVCPFPQDVDSLLTGKFWETPL; encoded by the coding sequence ATGACCCAAACTTCCTTAAAAACACTTTATGATATTGATTTTGCACTGTGGATTGAAGATACCGTTAATCAGTTAAAATCTCGAAATATTGAAAACTTAGATTGGGACAATTTAATTGAGGAGATTGAATCTTTGGGGAAGCGGGATAAACGAGAATTAGAAAGTCGGTTAACAACGTTGTTTGAACACGCTTTGAAACGGTGTTATGTTCCGTTACCCGATTGTTATCGAGGTTGGGAAGTAACTATTTCTCGAACGCAACAGGATATTAAAAAACAGTTAAAGGATTCACCGAGTTTGAGGAATTATTTACAAGAAATTTATCTTGATTGCTATCAGGAAGCTTTGGAAAATATGAGAATTGAATATGATGCAGAATTTCCTGATGTTTGTCCGTTTCCCCAGGATGTAGACAGTTTATTAACGGGGAAATTTTGGGAAACACCCCTATAA